A genomic segment from Blastococcus sp. PRF04-17 encodes:
- a CDS encoding AbrB family transcriptional regulator — protein sequence MARWPAWLDLAAVVAAALAVGAVFAAAGVPSPVLFGALAAGLLRALAVRGGVTVPARASTAAQAVIGVSAGALIDVATLRAVAANWVPVLLVTVATLALSLGGGLLLRLQPGISPVTGAFAMIAGGASGIVVMARELGADARMVAVLQFLRVLLIVVLMPVIATVAFGASPGQGGPAVVDDEPGWPAGLLLTVGCSVAGLVAGRLVRMPVPALLGPLLAAAVVDVTGLGRGADVPAPVEAAAFLVIGLQVGVSFTLDSLRTVGRALPLALAVITGLIVGCVGLGAALSAATGASALDGYLATTPGGLYAVLATAGDIGADVTFVLAVQVLRLFVMLLTAPLVARWLRRSAGG from the coding sequence GTGGCGAGATGGCCGGCCTGGCTCGACCTGGCCGCCGTCGTCGCCGCCGCGCTCGCGGTCGGCGCCGTGTTCGCCGCCGCCGGTGTGCCCTCGCCCGTGCTGTTCGGCGCGCTGGCGGCGGGCCTTCTCCGCGCCCTCGCCGTCCGCGGTGGCGTGACCGTGCCGGCCCGGGCGTCGACCGCCGCGCAGGCCGTGATCGGGGTGTCGGCCGGCGCGCTGATCGACGTGGCGACGCTCCGCGCGGTCGCCGCGAACTGGGTGCCCGTGCTGCTCGTGACCGTGGCGACCCTGGCGCTGAGCCTGGGCGGCGGTCTGCTGCTCCGCCTGCAGCCGGGCATCTCGCCGGTGACCGGCGCCTTCGCGATGATCGCCGGCGGCGCCTCCGGCATCGTCGTCATGGCGCGCGAGCTCGGTGCCGACGCCCGGATGGTGGCCGTCCTGCAGTTCCTGCGGGTGCTGCTGATCGTCGTCCTCATGCCGGTGATCGCCACCGTCGCGTTCGGTGCCTCCCCGGGGCAGGGCGGTCCGGCCGTCGTGGACGACGAACCCGGCTGGCCGGCCGGGCTGCTCCTCACGGTCGGCTGCTCGGTCGCCGGCCTGGTCGCGGGCCGGCTGGTCCGGATGCCGGTGCCCGCCCTGCTGGGCCCGCTGCTCGCGGCCGCCGTCGTCGACGTGACGGGGCTGGGCCGCGGCGCCGACGTGCCCGCTCCGGTGGAGGCGGCCGCCTTCCTCGTCATCGGGCTGCAGGTGGGGGTCAGCTTCACCCTGGACAGCCTCCGGACGGTCGGGCGTGCGCTGCCCCTGGCGCTCGCGGTGATCACCGGCCTCATCGTCGGGTGCGTCGGCCTGGGCGCGGCGCTCTCGGCAGCTACGGGCGCGAGTGCGCTGGACGGGTACCTCGCCACGACACCGGGTGGTCTCTACGCGGTGCTCGCCACGGCGGGGGACATCGGCGCCGACGTGACGTTCGTCCTCGCCGTCCAGGTGCTGCGGCTGTTCGTGATGCTCCTGACCGCACCCCTGGTCGCCCGATGGCTGCGGCGTTCCGCCGGCGGCTGA
- the cobC gene encoding Rv2231c family pyridoxal phosphate-dependent protein CobC, translating to MHDLRHHGDDELAPGLADLAVNVRAGTPPPWLRQVLVESVDRSAGYPDPGPARAAVAAAHGRPLDEVLLTAGAAETFTLLARALEPHRAVVVHPSFTEPEAALRAAGHPVDRLLLRADEGYRLDPAALPEDADLVVIGNPTNPTSVLHPARTIAELARPGRVLVVDEAFADTVPGEAESLAGRRDLPGVLVVRSLTKTWGLAGLRVGYALGPAPLVDALAAQQPHWPVSTPALAALVACTTPSARAEADAAARGLADARAALLAALPPDVEVVGTPRSSFVLLRVPDGTSVREELRRRGWAVRRGETFPGLSADHLRVAVRDATTSRSFAAALAGILFGEPVTEEVH from the coding sequence ATGCACGATCTGCGGCACCACGGGGACGACGAGCTGGCGCCCGGCCTGGCCGATCTCGCCGTGAACGTGCGTGCCGGCACCCCGCCGCCATGGCTGCGCCAGGTGCTCGTGGAATCCGTGGACCGCAGTGCCGGCTACCCCGACCCCGGGCCGGCCCGCGCCGCCGTCGCTGCGGCGCACGGCCGGCCGCTGGACGAGGTGCTGCTCACCGCCGGGGCCGCGGAGACCTTCACCCTGCTCGCCCGCGCGCTGGAGCCCCACCGTGCCGTCGTCGTCCACCCGTCCTTCACCGAGCCGGAGGCAGCCCTGCGGGCGGCGGGTCACCCGGTCGACCGGCTCCTGCTGCGCGCCGACGAGGGCTACCGGCTGGACCCGGCGGCCCTCCCGGAGGACGCCGACCTGGTGGTCATCGGCAATCCGACCAACCCCACGTCGGTGCTGCACCCGGCCCGGACGATCGCCGAGCTGGCCCGGCCCGGGCGGGTACTGGTCGTCGACGAGGCCTTCGCCGACACCGTGCCCGGCGAGGCGGAGTCGCTGGCCGGCCGCCGTGATCTGCCGGGCGTGCTCGTCGTCCGCAGCCTGACCAAGACCTGGGGGCTGGCCGGGCTGCGGGTCGGCTACGCCCTCGGGCCCGCGCCGCTGGTCGACGCGCTGGCCGCCCAGCAGCCGCACTGGCCGGTGTCGACGCCCGCGCTGGCCGCACTCGTGGCGTGCACCACCCCATCGGCGCGCGCGGAGGCCGACGCCGCCGCCCGCGGGCTCGCCGACGCCAGGGCCGCGCTGCTGGCCGCCCTGCCGCCCGACGTCGAGGTGGTGGGGACGCCGCGGTCGTCCTTCGTGCTGCTGCGGGTGCCCGACGGCACCTCCGTCCGCGAGGAGCTGCGACGGAGGGGCTGGGCGGTGCGCCGCGGGGAGACCTTTCCCGGCCTCTCGGCCGACCATCTGCGGGTCGCCGTGCGGGACGCCACGACCTCCCGGTCGTTCGCCGCCGCCCTCGCTGGGATCCTCTTCGGAGAACCCGTGACCGAGGAGGTCCACTGA
- the cobT gene encoding nicotinate-nucleotide--dimethylbenzimidazole phosphoribosyltransferase codes for MAAVVPRDDAAEQAARERLDRMTKPPGSLGVLEDVAVQLAGIAGSCPAPLPVPAVVAVFAGDHGVHAQGVTPWPQEVTAQMVANFLSGGAVVNAFAAELGAEVVVVDVGVAGSLEPAEGLLDRKVRPGTADLAEGPAMTLEDARRAVEAGIEVATRLSTASPCLVTGDMGIANTTASAALVCAFTGATPAAATGRGTGVDDATLSRKVEVVARAVARIAERPSTPEATLAALAELGGLEHAGLAGFILGAAAARVPVLLDGAIAGSAALVAAGLCPTALQYALAGHTSAEPGHALALESLGLRPLLGLDLRLGEGTGALLALPLVASAARALRDVATFDAAGVTEK; via the coding sequence ATCGCCGCCGTCGTCCCCCGGGACGACGCGGCCGAGCAGGCCGCCCGTGAGCGGCTGGACCGCATGACCAAGCCACCGGGTTCCCTCGGCGTGCTCGAGGACGTCGCGGTCCAGCTCGCGGGCATCGCGGGCAGCTGCCCCGCGCCCCTGCCCGTTCCCGCGGTGGTGGCCGTCTTCGCCGGCGACCACGGCGTGCACGCGCAGGGTGTGACGCCCTGGCCGCAGGAGGTGACCGCCCAGATGGTGGCCAACTTCCTCTCCGGCGGCGCCGTGGTGAACGCGTTCGCCGCCGAACTCGGCGCCGAGGTGGTCGTCGTGGACGTGGGCGTCGCCGGGTCGCTGGAGCCCGCGGAGGGGCTGCTGGACCGCAAGGTCCGGCCCGGCACCGCCGACCTGGCCGAGGGGCCGGCGATGACGCTCGAGGACGCCCGCCGCGCGGTCGAGGCGGGCATCGAGGTCGCCACCCGGCTGTCGACGGCGTCGCCCTGCCTCGTCACCGGCGACATGGGCATCGCGAACACGACGGCGTCCGCGGCGCTGGTCTGCGCGTTCACCGGCGCCACCCCGGCAGCCGCGACCGGCCGGGGTACCGGCGTGGACGATGCGACGCTGAGCCGGAAGGTCGAGGTGGTCGCCCGTGCGGTCGCCCGCATCGCGGAGCGGCCGTCGACGCCCGAGGCGACGCTCGCGGCCCTCGCCGAACTGGGCGGGCTGGAGCACGCCGGCCTGGCCGGTTTCATCCTGGGTGCCGCGGCGGCCCGGGTGCCGGTCCTGCTGGACGGCGCCATCGCCGGCTCCGCGGCCCTCGTCGCGGCCGGTCTCTGCCCGACGGCGCTGCAGTACGCGCTGGCGGGCCACACCTCCGCCGAGCCGGGCCACGCCCTCGCCCTCGAGTCGCTCGGTCTGCGCCCGCTGCTGGGCCTGGACCTGCGGCTCGGCGAGGGCACCGGCGCCCTCCTCGCGCTGCCGCTGGTCGCCAGCGCGGCGCGGGCCCTGCGCGACGTCGCGACCTTCGACGCGGCGGGTGTGACCGAGAAGTGA
- a CDS encoding class F sortase — translation MRRITDGLRAAAAVLLFAATAVGVYLVAVGGPAGPAPAAEGGRPASGAIVPAGLSIPAIGVDTVVEPRGTVRYENPFTGQPVTGYDVPESLDTAAWWSDGPQPGSEEMAVVLGHQQTGGQAVFNRLHELRAGDQILFRDAGGAVLTLQVFGDPLTGLDKATSALSDALNGHPADADVALVTCGGAFDAAAGTSTTNTVVFAAVVDAG, via the coding sequence GTGCGGCGGATCACTGACGGCCTGCGCGCCGCGGCCGCCGTCCTGCTCTTCGCGGCCACGGCCGTCGGCGTGTACCTCGTCGCCGTCGGCGGCCCGGCCGGACCCGCGCCGGCCGCGGAAGGCGGGAGACCGGCCTCGGGCGCGATCGTCCCGGCCGGCCTGAGCATACCGGCGATCGGGGTGGACACGGTCGTCGAGCCGCGCGGCACCGTCCGCTACGAGAACCCGTTCACCGGGCAGCCCGTGACCGGCTACGACGTGCCCGAATCGCTCGACACGGCCGCGTGGTGGTCAGACGGTCCGCAGCCGGGGTCGGAGGAGATGGCCGTCGTCCTCGGACACCAGCAGACCGGCGGTCAGGCGGTGTTCAACCGGCTGCACGAGCTGCGCGCCGGCGACCAGATCCTGTTCCGGGACGCCGGTGGTGCGGTGCTGACCCTGCAGGTGTTCGGCGATCCGCTGACCGGCCTCGACAAGGCGACCTCGGCGCTGTCCGACGCGCTGAACGGTCATCCCGCCGATGCCGACGTAGCCCTCGTCACGTGCGGCGGCGCGTTCGACGCGGCCGCGGGGACCAGCACGACGAACACCGTCGTCTTCGCCGCGGTCGTCGACGCGGGCTGA